Genomic window (Dyadobacter fanqingshengii):
TACACGCAGGCTTATCTGGATGCCATGCCAGACGATGGTTATGCCTTGAAGCCAACACCTGAAATCCGTTCTTTCGCCGGGCAGATGGATCACATAGCAGATGCTAATTTTGCATTCGTTTCGGCAGCATCCGGTAAAAAAAGCCCGTTTGAAGGTTCCGCAGAAAAAATGACTGATCAATCCAAAGCTGCTGTTTCAAAGGCTGTTATGGATAGCTACGATTTCGTGATCAGCACATTGAAAGGCATGACAGAAGCGGATCTCGCAAAAGACGTGAAAGTATTCGGCATGGATATGAAGGCGGGTGCCGCATTTGAAAAGGCATTCGAACACCAAACGCATCACCGGGGACAATCGACGGTTTACATTCGTTTGAAAGGCGCCACGCCTCCCAACGAAATGTTATTTTAATCTCGAAAATTCCACAAAAAAGGGATCTTAACGATCCCTTTTTTGCTTTTTAAGCCTTTGCTTTTGACTTGATGTTGTAAAGGTTCAATGCAAAGAAGCTGTATAATTTCATAAATGCCGGCGGGATCACAAAATCGCGGATCACTTCTTTTTTTCGTTCCGGCGAAGGTTCTCCCGTAGCAAGATACTTCAAAGCATATTTCAATCTCGGCCAGTAAGTTTTGCCATATTCCCTCGAAAACAGCAACTTATAATAGTAAGTAGCAATGTTCTTTTTCAATTTATCATCGTATTTATAGCCAAGCTCCTTATTAATGTTGGAATAAAGCTGAATACGGTTGAACAGGAAATCGGCGCCATAATGGTTGTCTGCAAAGCTTGCCCCTCCCCTGTTTTTCCTATAAACTGACATCACTTCATCGATATAA
Coding sequences:
- a CDS encoding DinB family protein; its protein translation is MKKLTFTLMLFFAASAAFAQSTMIAKQVADWERAKKYTQAYLDAMPDDGYALKPTPEIRSFAGQMDHIADANFAFVSAASGKKSPFEGSAEKMTDQSKAAVSKAVMDSYDFVISTLKGMTEADLAKDVKVFGMDMKAGAAFEKAFEHQTHHRGQSTVYIRLKGATPPNEMLF